In Chryseobacterium gleum, a single genomic region encodes these proteins:
- a CDS encoding zinc metalloprotease: MKKLLFGAFMLTVMAACNNDSITNQNENPTDESVTTPGLVQRGCASEEIRQEALKKSPELQQRFAALETNTEKFANDLKVGKVLADGSVEIPVIVNVLYRTTAENVSDARIAEQIAVLNADYSGTNSDVSKIPTEFQSVSSGDTKVKFRLVNTVRKSTTKTSWATNDDMKKASKGGIDATNPTNYLNIWVVGKMTSQGQTILGYATFPESAGLWNDGVVIGAPYFGKTGASSPFNLGRTATHEVGHYLNLRHIWGDANCGNDLVSDTPTQTTANYGKPSYPLYNTCSGVQRSVMFMNYMDYVDDAAMFMFSAGQKTRMQSVVASSGARSGLRVY; encoded by the coding sequence ATGAAAAAACTATTATTCGGAGCTTTTATGCTCACTGTAATGGCTGCGTGTAACAATGACAGCATCACCAATCAAAACGAAAATCCGACTGACGAATCAGTTACCACTCCAGGATTAGTTCAAAGAGGCTGTGCTTCTGAGGAAATCAGACAGGAGGCATTGAAAAAAAGTCCTGAACTTCAGCAAAGATTTGCTGCTCTGGAGACCAACACAGAAAAATTTGCCAACGATCTTAAAGTAGGAAAAGTTCTTGCGGACGGCAGTGTAGAAATTCCTGTGATTGTAAACGTTTTATACAGAACTACTGCAGAAAATGTTTCTGATGCAAGAATTGCTGAGCAAATTGCCGTATTGAATGCTGACTATTCAGGCACCAATAGTGATGTCAGTAAAATTCCTACTGAATTCCAATCCGTAAGCTCCGGTGATACAAAAGTAAAATTCAGACTGGTAAATACGGTTAGAAAATCTACTACAAAAACGAGCTGGGCTACTAATGATGATATGAAAAAAGCCTCAAAAGGAGGTATTGATGCTACTAATCCTACCAATTATTTAAACATCTGGGTAGTTGGTAAAATGACCAGCCAGGGACAAACTATTCTTGGATATGCAACTTTCCCGGAGTCTGCAGGATTATGGAACGATGGTGTAGTTATCGGTGCTCCGTATTTTGGAAAAACTGGAGCTTCTTCACCTTTCAATCTTGGAAGAACCGCTACGCATGAAGTTGGCCACTACTTAAACTTAAGACACATCTGGGGAGATGCCAATTGCGGAAATGACCTGGTAAGCGATACTCCTACACAAACTACTGCTAATTACGGAAAACCTTCTTATCCGCTATACAATACATGCAGCGGTGTACAAAGATCTGTAATGTTCATGAACTATATGGACTATGTAGATGATGCAGCTATGTTTATGTTCTCTGCAGGACAGAAAACAAGAATGCAGTCTGTAGTAGCTTCTTCTGGTGCAAGATCCGGATTAAGAGTTTATTAG
- a CDS encoding phosphatase PAP2 family protein: protein MKKTALASGILLQLYCIKAQDTIQSRNLNEDLALINSGYTIQEKTPFFKKEWVKKSVAPAILFTAAAATWGEKENIREVRNRYLPNFKVKYDDYLQYAPAVAVYGLKLSGVKGRNNIGRATLSYGTSLAIMAILVNSIKYTAKVERPDGSKNNSFPSGHAAMAFTNASFLHKEYGMVNPAYSIAGYGSATLTGLGRNLNNRHWVPDILAGAGIGIISTELGYFFIDKIYKNKGDNLSLLSRIQGNDYPSFLALKMGTALGTTNFLKESELDDKKQTGFEGGLEGAYFFSKKWGVGADIAFSSFPIKSQRITFDDGQDFGDHEIKTQSMGFLAAGIGPYFSHELSDKWQLTLKLTGGYAATASGKVFVKGNEIDTPNHELQIARYKPKPAFRWNTGASMTYKFNPGLGLTFYTDYNQINSTIRYYFSDEIKESAELDQELNNLIAKEKVNYITLGLRLTAYF from the coding sequence ATGAAAAAAACAGCATTAGCATCCGGAATACTATTGCAATTATATTGTATTAAAGCACAGGATACTATCCAATCCAGAAACCTCAATGAAGATCTGGCACTCATCAATTCAGGGTATACAATTCAGGAGAAGACTCCGTTTTTCAAAAAAGAATGGGTTAAAAAATCAGTGGCTCCTGCAATTCTTTTTACTGCCGCTGCAGCAACATGGGGAGAGAAAGAGAATATCCGTGAGGTAAGAAACCGTTATCTTCCCAACTTCAAAGTCAAATATGATGATTATCTTCAGTATGCTCCTGCTGTCGCTGTTTACGGATTAAAGCTCTCAGGTGTAAAGGGCCGGAACAATATAGGAAGAGCAACCTTATCCTATGGTACAAGTTTAGCCATCATGGCTATTTTAGTTAACTCTATCAAATATACAGCAAAAGTTGAACGACCTGACGGATCCAAAAATAATTCTTTCCCATCAGGACATGCCGCTATGGCTTTTACCAATGCAAGTTTTCTTCACAAAGAATACGGAATGGTAAACCCGGCTTACAGTATTGCAGGGTATGGATCTGCTACTTTAACAGGTCTTGGACGAAATTTAAATAACAGACACTGGGTTCCGGATATTCTTGCCGGTGCCGGTATCGGAATAATATCAACAGAACTCGGATATTTCTTTATTGATAAGATTTATAAGAACAAAGGGGATAATTTGAGTCTTTTATCCAGGATACAGGGAAATGACTATCCTTCTTTTCTTGCTCTGAAGATGGGTACAGCATTAGGTACAACCAACTTCCTTAAAGAGTCTGAGCTTGATGACAAAAAACAAACCGGGTTTGAGGGCGGACTGGAAGGCGCTTATTTTTTCTCTAAAAAATGGGGTGTCGGTGCAGATATAGCTTTCAGCAGCTTCCCAATTAAATCTCAAAGAATAACATTTGATGACGGGCAGGATTTTGGTGATCATGAAATCAAAACACAATCTATGGGATTCCTGGCTGCAGGCATTGGTCCCTATTTTTCCCATGAATTATCAGATAAATGGCAGCTTACCTTAAAGTTAACCGGAGGATATGCCGCAACTGCAAGTGGAAAAGTATTTGTAAAAGGAAACGAAATAGATACTCCTAATCACGAACTGCAGATAGCCAGATATAAACCTAAACCCGCCTTCCGATGGAATACAGGAGCTTCCATGACTTATAAATTTAATCCGGGATTAGGTCTTACCTTTTATACAGATTATAATCAGATCAACTCTACCATTCGTTATTACTTCAGTGATGAGATTAAAGAAAGCGCTGAACTGGACCAGGAACTTAATAACCTGATTGCAAAAGAAAAAGTTAATTATATCACATTAGGTTTAAGATTAACAGCCTATTTTTAA
- a CDS encoding response regulator transcription factor — protein MKKSIVIVDDHILIAKALEGIIGNFNEFEVIYVCENGKDLIQKFEEGNAIPDIILLDISMPIMDGFETAVWLTKNHPGIKIMALSMQGDDNSVIKMIKSGAKGYLLKNTHPRDLETALTRLNSDGFFYPDWASKIIFTNLNKETESEIVVKISDREKEFLKYTVTELSYKEIADRMCCSPRTVESYRDQLCEKLDLKTRVGLAVFAIKNGFAN, from the coding sequence ATGAAAAAAAGCATCGTAATCGTTGACGACCATATACTCATTGCTAAAGCCCTGGAAGGCATTATTGGTAATTTTAATGAATTTGAAGTCATTTATGTCTGTGAGAATGGCAAAGATCTTATTCAAAAATTTGAAGAAGGAAACGCTATTCCAGATATTATTCTTCTGGATATCAGCATGCCTATTATGGATGGTTTTGAAACAGCAGTATGGCTTACAAAAAATCATCCCGGTATTAAAATCATGGCTCTGAGCATGCAGGGAGATGACAACAGCGTGATTAAGATGATCAAAAGCGGGGCAAAAGGCTATCTTTTGAAAAATACACATCCGAGAGATCTGGAGACTGCTCTTACACGACTGAACAGTGACGGCTTCTTTTACCCGGACTGGGCTTCCAAAATCATATTCACCAACCTTAATAAAGAAACTGAATCTGAAATTGTTGTGAAAATTTCAGACAGGGAAAAAGAATTCCTGAAATACACTGTGACTGAGCTTAGCTATAAGGAAATTGCAGACAGGATGTGCTGCAGCCCAAGAACAGTGGAAAGCTACCGCGACCAGCTGTGTGAAAAACTCGATCTGAAAACCCGTGTAGGCCTGGCAGTTTTTGCTATCAAAAACGGTTTTGCCAATTAA
- a CDS encoding sensor histidine kinase: MFVIAVFIYIRNYRQRKKEYLNEIEMKNELHQRELLATQLEIQQATMQQIGRELHDNIGQKLTLVSLYVQQMLYENKVPEASERIDQVSQIINQSLQDLRSLSKTLTDDNINQKEIVTLIQEEVDNTNSFKKCKVSFEHNFKQLDLGFVHKNMLLRITQEFIQNSIKHSRCKNIFITLNTTEDILWELDIRDDGIGFDTSQIKSNGIGLTNMKNRAEIIGASFHMESKENEGTQLNIILKKQS, encoded by the coding sequence ATGTTTGTAATAGCTGTATTTATTTACATACGCAATTACAGACAGAGAAAAAAAGAATATCTGAATGAAATCGAAATGAAAAATGAACTTCATCAGCGAGAGCTTCTGGCTACTCAACTCGAAATACAGCAGGCCACCATGCAGCAGATCGGAAGAGAATTGCATGATAATATTGGTCAAAAACTTACCCTGGTAAGCCTCTATGTTCAGCAAATGCTTTATGAAAACAAAGTTCCGGAGGCAAGTGAAAGAATAGATCAGGTTTCACAGATTATTAATCAATCTTTACAGGACTTGAGGAGCTTGTCAAAAACATTAACCGATGACAATATCAACCAAAAGGAAATTGTAACTTTGATACAGGAGGAAGTAGACAATACCAATTCTTTTAAAAAGTGTAAAGTAAGTTTTGAGCATAATTTTAAACAGCTGGATTTGGGTTTTGTTCATAAAAATATGCTGCTAAGAATTACGCAGGAGTTTATTCAGAACAGCATAAAACATTCCCGTTGTAAAAATATTTTTATAACTCTGAATACTACTGAAGACATACTTTGGGAACTTGATATCCGTGATGACGGAATCGGGTTTGATACATCACAAATCAAATCCAACGGAATAGGTCTTACCAATATGAAAAACAGAGCTGAAATCATAGGAGCCAGCTTTCATATGGAAAGTAAAGAAAATGAGGGAACCCAACTTAATATTATCTTAAAAAAACAGTCATGA